A single region of the Nocardioides ochotonae genome encodes:
- a CDS encoding glutaredoxin family protein gives MSPTPRVTLYGKPGCHLCDDARAVVAAVCAELGEEFEEISILDDPALAERYGEEIPVTLVDGRQHDFWRVDPERLRRALSG, from the coding sequence ATGTCCCCGACGCCGCGTGTGACGCTCTACGGAAAGCCCGGCTGCCACCTGTGCGACGACGCTCGCGCGGTCGTGGCGGCCGTCTGCGCCGAGCTCGGCGAGGAGTTCGAGGAGATCTCGATCCTCGACGACCCCGCGCTGGCCGAGCGGTACGGCGAGGAGATCCCGGTGACCCTCGTCGACGGTCGCCAGCACGACTTCTGGCGGGTCGACCCCGAGCGACTGCGCCGCGCGCTCTCCGGCTGA
- a CDS encoding sigma-70 family RNA polymerase sigma factor translates to MSPDGEWTARGLDRLRRALLDALTSPDLLPAGHLPAGPASGGGRLAAVADDGARGTATSRPHEPHPAGGAGDRPGSGGPGDHDDSDLAASSEESATERQRLIALVELARSGDADAFGLLYDHYHLAVYRFLYYRTRSSTLAEDLTSETFFRALRSMKGFRWQGKDFGAWLMTIARNLATDHFKASRTRLELTTEDMGTHDDVTEGPESAVLASLTNEMLLSALTRLPDEQRDCLVMRFLQGMSIAETAAVLGRSDGAVKQLQLRGVRNLAKLMPEGIR, encoded by the coding sequence ATGTCACCGGACGGGGAGTGGACCGCACGCGGGCTCGACCGCCTGCGCCGGGCGCTGCTCGACGCCCTGACCTCCCCCGACCTCCTCCCCGCCGGTCACCTGCCCGCCGGCCCCGCCTCCGGTGGCGGCCGGCTCGCCGCGGTCGCCGACGACGGGGCTCGCGGCACCGCCACCTCCCGCCCGCACGAGCCGCACCCTGCCGGGGGCGCCGGTGACCGCCCTGGTTCTGGGGGTCCTGGGGACCACGACGACTCGGACCTGGCCGCCTCCTCGGAGGAGTCCGCGACCGAGCGCCAGCGCCTGATCGCCCTGGTGGAGCTGGCCCGCAGCGGCGACGCCGACGCGTTCGGGCTGCTCTACGACCACTACCACCTCGCGGTCTACCGCTTCCTCTACTACCGCACCCGGTCGAGCACCCTGGCCGAGGACCTCACCTCGGAGACCTTCTTCCGCGCGCTGCGGAGCATGAAGGGCTTCCGCTGGCAGGGCAAGGACTTCGGCGCCTGGCTGATGACGATCGCGCGCAACCTGGCGACCGACCACTTCAAGGCCAGCCGGACCCGCCTCGAGCTCACCACCGAGGACATGGGCACGCACGACGACGTCACCGAGGGCCCGGAGTCGGCGGTGCTGGCCAGCCTGACCAACGAGATGCTGCTCAGCGCGCTGACCCGGCTGCCCGACGAGCAGCGCGACTGCCTGGTGATGCGCTTCCTGCAGGGCATGAGCATCGCCGAGACCGCGGCGGTGCTCGGCCGCAGCGACGGCGCGGTCAAGCAGCTGCAGCTGCGCGGGGTGCGCAACCTCGCCAAGCTGATGCCGGAGGGGATCCGATGA
- the hemC gene encoding hydroxymethylbilane synthase, with amino-acid sequence MTSSQTTAPTTGDRAPIRIGTRASLLATTQAGWAADLIRERLGREVVLVEISTDGDRTQAAGTPLASYGGTGVFVAELRDALLRGDVDVAVHSLKDLPTYPTEGIALAAVPMREDPRDVVVARDGLTLAELPAGSRVGTGSPRRAAQLHALGLGLEIAGIRGNIDTRLRKLRDGEYDAILLARAGLARIGRLDVITEVLDPLQLLPAPGQGALGIECRSDDPLATALSAVQDPHTRAAVDAERAVLATLEGGCSAPIGTLAEVVEGEDGEELWVRAVALSPDGALAVRRSATGAPGDATGVGIRLGEEMLADGAGGLTAVQTEDEAVRESDKVRNA; translated from the coding sequence GTGACCAGCTCCCAGACCACTGCTCCGACCACGGGGGACCGGGCGCCGATCCGGATCGGCACCCGTGCCTCGCTCCTGGCCACCACCCAGGCCGGCTGGGCCGCGGACCTGATCCGCGAGCGCCTCGGCCGCGAGGTCGTGCTCGTCGAGATCAGCACCGACGGCGACCGCACCCAGGCCGCCGGCACCCCGCTGGCGTCGTACGGCGGCACGGGCGTGTTCGTGGCCGAGCTGCGCGACGCGCTGCTGCGCGGCGACGTGGACGTCGCGGTGCACTCCCTCAAGGACCTGCCGACCTACCCGACCGAGGGCATCGCGCTCGCCGCGGTCCCCATGCGGGAGGACCCGCGCGACGTCGTGGTCGCCCGCGACGGGCTGACCCTGGCCGAGCTGCCCGCCGGCTCGCGGGTGGGCACCGGCTCGCCGCGACGCGCGGCCCAGCTGCACGCGCTCGGTCTCGGGCTGGAGATCGCCGGGATCCGTGGCAACATCGACACCCGCCTGCGCAAGTTGCGCGACGGCGAGTACGACGCCATCCTGCTGGCCCGTGCCGGGCTGGCGCGGATCGGCCGGCTCGACGTGATCACCGAGGTGCTCGACCCGCTCCAGCTGCTGCCCGCCCCCGGGCAGGGCGCGCTGGGCATCGAGTGCCGCAGCGACGACCCCCTGGCCACCGCGCTCTCCGCGGTCCAGGACCCGCACACGCGTGCGGCGGTCGACGCCGAGCGGGCGGTCCTGGCCACCCTCGAGGGCGGGTGCTCGGCACCGATCGGCACCCTCGCCGAGGTCGTGGAGGGCGAGGACGGGGAGGAGCTCTGGGTGCGGGCGGTTGCGCTCTCACCCGACGGAGCGCTCGCGGTGCGGAGATCCGCGACGGGAGCGCCCGGCGATGCCACAGGTGTCGGGATCCGGTTGGGCGAGGAAATGCTTGCAGACGGGGCCGGTGGGCTCACTGCGGTGCAGACAGAAGACGAAGCAGTCCGAGAGTCAGACAAGGTGCGAAACGCATGA
- a CDS encoding class I adenylate-forming enzyme family protein, giving the protein MSSSDAVQDVAGAADEPAGPDLRDLSDLVLLAAAESPDKLALVEASGRSVTWSELAGEVARVATGLGSLGVVAGLRVVLAMGNSIEMVAGYLGVLRAQAVAVPVNPGSTPAELTRFVVESGSRLVICDSESAAAVRTALAGVDLPVAPRVVLVGADPAPGELAWEELRAGAARAVLPLQDPEKLACLLWTSGASGRPRAAMLTHRALLANIEQAAQVEPPMIHGDDVVLGVLPLFHVYGLNAVLGAVLRHRAKLVLVDRFDPQAVLDVIDDEAVSVLPLAPAAFAHWRTEEYLAERLGPARLVLSGSAPLSAEVVEDFVARTGVPVHQGYGLTEAAPVVTSTLVSAAPQPGSVGAALPGVDLRLVDAAGREVTGEDPGEIQVRGANLFSGYWPDGSDGPGPDGWWATGDVGLLDAAGDLTLVDRLKDLVIVSGFNVYPVEVEDTVADVDGVTEVAVVGAPDERTGEAVVAYVVAPGRDPEAVEGAVRARCAERLARFKQPHRVEVVGELPRTVTGKVQKGRLRGHERRRVLGLLE; this is encoded by the coding sequence ATGTCCTCCTCCGATGCCGTGCAGGACGTGGCCGGGGCAGCGGACGAGCCCGCCGGACCCGACCTGCGAGACCTCTCGGACCTGGTGCTCCTCGCCGCCGCCGAGAGCCCGGACAAGCTTGCCCTCGTCGAGGCGAGCGGACGCAGCGTGACCTGGTCGGAGCTGGCCGGCGAGGTGGCGAGGGTCGCCACCGGGCTGGGCTCGCTGGGTGTCGTCGCCGGCCTCCGGGTCGTGCTGGCGATGGGCAACAGCATCGAGATGGTCGCCGGCTACCTCGGCGTGCTGCGGGCCCAGGCGGTCGCCGTCCCGGTCAACCCCGGCTCGACGCCCGCCGAGCTGACCCGCTTCGTGGTCGAGTCCGGCTCCCGGCTGGTGATCTGCGACTCCGAGAGCGCCGCCGCCGTGCGTACCGCGCTGGCCGGTGTCGATCTGCCGGTCGCGCCGCGGGTGGTCCTCGTCGGGGCGGACCCCGCGCCCGGCGAGCTCGCCTGGGAGGAGCTGCGCGCCGGCGCCGCCCGGGCGGTGCTGCCGCTTCAGGACCCCGAGAAGCTCGCCTGCCTGCTGTGGACCAGCGGCGCCTCCGGGCGCCCGCGCGCCGCGATGCTCACCCACCGCGCGCTGCTCGCCAACATCGAGCAGGCCGCCCAGGTCGAGCCGCCGATGATCCACGGCGACGACGTGGTGCTCGGTGTGCTGCCGCTCTTCCACGTCTACGGCCTCAACGCCGTCCTGGGTGCCGTGCTGCGCCACCGCGCCAAGCTGGTGCTGGTCGACCGCTTCGACCCGCAGGCCGTGCTCGACGTCATCGACGACGAGGCGGTGAGCGTGCTGCCGCTCGCGCCGGCCGCGTTCGCGCACTGGCGCACCGAGGAGTACCTCGCCGAGCGGCTGGGCCCGGCGCGGCTGGTGCTGTCCGGCTCCGCCCCGCTCTCGGCCGAGGTGGTGGAGGACTTCGTCGCGCGCACCGGCGTACCGGTGCACCAGGGCTACGGCCTGACCGAGGCCGCCCCGGTCGTCACGAGCACGCTGGTGAGCGCCGCCCCGCAGCCCGGGTCCGTGGGCGCCGCGCTGCCCGGGGTGGACCTGCGCCTGGTCGACGCCGCCGGGCGCGAGGTGACGGGGGAGGACCCCGGGGAGATCCAGGTGCGGGGCGCCAACCTGTTCAGCGGCTACTGGCCCGACGGCAGCGACGGACCAGGGCCGGACGGGTGGTGGGCCACCGGCGACGTGGGCCTGCTGGACGCGGCCGGGGACCTGACGCTCGTGGACCGGCTCAAGGACCTGGTGATCGTCTCGGGGTTCAACGTCTATCCGGTGGAGGTCGAGGACACCGTCGCCGACGTCGACGGCGTCACCGAGGTGGCGGTGGTCGGCGCCCCCGACGAGCGCACCGGCGAGGCCGTCGTGGCCTACGTCGTGGCCCCCGGCCGCGACCCGGAGGCGGTGGAGGGGGCGGTGCGTGCCCGGTGCGCCGAGCGGCTGGCCCGCTTCAAGCAGCCCCATCGCGTCGAGGTGGTCGGCGAGCTGCCGCGCACCGTCACCGGCAAGGTGCAGAAGGGGCGGCTGCGGGGTCATGAACGGCGCCGTGTGCTCGGCCTGCTGGAATAG
- a CDS encoding redox-sensing transcriptional repressor Rex, protein MTPRTPSESPRDIPEATIARLPIYLRALSTLADGGTTTCSSEDLASAAGVNSAKLRKDLSYLGSYGTRGVGYDVEYLRYQIAREIGLTQDWPVVIVGIGNLGQALANYSGVRSRGFQVVALLDADPARHGELVAGVAVRPFDDLEQIVLERRVSIGVIATPALAAQSVADRMVAAGITSILNFAPSVLAVPHGVDVRKVDLSIELQILAYHEQRKAQGEAGVAAQGETA, encoded by the coding sequence GTGACCCCACGGACACCCAGCGAGAGCCCCCGGGACATCCCGGAGGCCACCATCGCTCGGCTCCCGATCTACCTCCGGGCGCTGTCGACCCTCGCTGATGGCGGGACCACGACATGCTCCAGCGAGGACCTCGCGAGCGCGGCGGGCGTGAACAGCGCCAAGCTCCGCAAGGACCTCTCCTACCTCGGGAGCTACGGCACCCGTGGGGTGGGGTACGACGTGGAGTACCTGCGCTACCAGATCGCCCGCGAGATCGGGCTGACCCAGGACTGGCCCGTCGTCATCGTCGGCATCGGCAACCTCGGCCAGGCGCTGGCCAACTACTCCGGCGTGCGCAGCCGCGGCTTCCAGGTCGTCGCGCTCCTCGACGCCGACCCGGCCCGCCACGGCGAGCTGGTCGCCGGCGTCGCCGTACGCCCCTTCGACGACCTCGAGCAGATCGTGCTCGAGCGCCGCGTCTCGATCGGCGTCATCGCCACCCCGGCGCTGGCCGCCCAGTCGGTGGCCGACCGGATGGTCGCCGCCGGCATCACCAGCATCCTCAACTTCGCGCCGTCGGTGCTCGCGGTGCCGCACGGGGTCGACGTCCGCAAGGTCGACCTCTCCATCGAGCTGCAGATCCTCGCCTACCACGAGCAGCGCAAGGCCCAGGGCGAGGCGGGCGTCGCCGCACAGGGGGAGACCGCATGA
- a CDS encoding HAD family hydrolase, whose product MTPHAPRRTLPDLRQRSRLAGEAAAAIAEVETALHTPADTRGAAFFDVDNTVMQGASIFHLARGLHRRDFFTTREIAGAAWKQLYFRVVGVEDPDHVAEARASALSFIAGHTVEELEELTEVIFDEAMAHRIWPGTRALAQLHLDRGQRVWLVTAAPIEIAQVIARRLGLTGAMGTVAEHENGVYTGRLVGDLLHGPAKAEAVRALAEREGLDLTACSAYSDSANDLPMLSLVGDPVAINPDARLRAHARALGWRVRDYRTGRKAARAGAVVGAVAGAATGTVAAGVALRRRR is encoded by the coding sequence GTGACCCCGCACGCTCCCCGACGCACCCTGCCGGACCTCCGGCAGCGCTCCCGCCTGGCCGGCGAGGCCGCCGCGGCGATCGCCGAGGTCGAGACCGCCCTGCACACCCCCGCCGACACCCGGGGAGCGGCGTTCTTCGACGTCGACAACACCGTGATGCAGGGGGCCAGCATCTTCCACCTCGCACGCGGGCTGCACCGTCGCGACTTCTTCACCACCCGCGAGATCGCGGGGGCCGCCTGGAAGCAGCTGTACTTCCGCGTGGTGGGGGTCGAGGACCCCGACCACGTCGCCGAGGCCCGCGCCTCGGCCCTCTCCTTCATCGCCGGGCACACCGTCGAGGAGCTCGAGGAGCTCACCGAGGTCATCTTCGACGAGGCGATGGCACACCGCATCTGGCCCGGGACCCGGGCCCTCGCCCAGCTCCATCTCGACCGGGGCCAGCGGGTCTGGCTGGTCACCGCCGCCCCCATCGAGATCGCCCAGGTCATCGCGCGGCGCCTCGGGTTGACCGGCGCGATGGGCACCGTGGCCGAGCACGAGAACGGTGTCTACACCGGGCGCCTGGTCGGCGACCTGCTGCACGGCCCGGCCAAGGCCGAGGCGGTCCGCGCGCTGGCCGAGCGGGAGGGGCTCGACCTGACCGCGTGCTCGGCGTACTCCGACTCCGCCAACGACCTGCCCATGCTCTCCCTGGTCGGGGACCCGGTCGCGATCAACCCCGACGCCCGACTGCGCGCCCACGCCCGCGCCCTGGGCTGGCGGGTCCGCGACTACCGCACCGGTCGCAAGGCGGCCCGCGCCGGCGCCGTCGTCGGTGCGGTCGCGGGAGCGGCCACGGGCACCGTCGCGGCCGGCGTGGCGCTGCGTCGCCGCCGCTGA
- a CDS encoding glutamyl-tRNA reductase, with protein sequence MSVLVVGISHNTAPVALLERLAVDADGLRKLITDVSGSEHVSEAAAIATCNRLEIYAEVERFHGSVEELSAHLVERAGGDPEIFVPHLYVRYDDAAVSHLFQVAAGLDSMAVGEGQILGQTRSALRLGQELGTVGSTLNVLFQQALRVGKRARTETGVDTVAPSLVSAALDRVGCPDLTGRRVLVVGAGAMAGLATATVTRRGATDVVIANRTAERAERLAREYGGRPAPLDDLATELGRADVVLACAGARGALITAPMVREALAGGREAVLVDLALPHDIEPEVREVPGATLVGLADLAAALHASPAGREIAEVRRIVTQEVAAFLAARRQASVTPTVVALRSMATSVVETEMERLANRLPDLDEAIRAEVVHTVRRVADKLLHEPTVRVKELANTGVVSYTEALAELFALDPGAVDAVTRPEGLE encoded by the coding sequence ATGAGCGTCCTCGTGGTCGGCATCTCCCACAACACCGCTCCCGTCGCGCTCCTCGAGCGGCTCGCCGTCGACGCGGACGGCCTGCGCAAGCTGATCACCGACGTGAGCGGCAGCGAGCACGTCAGCGAGGCGGCGGCGATCGCCACCTGCAACCGCCTGGAGATCTACGCCGAGGTCGAGCGCTTCCACGGCTCGGTCGAGGAGCTGTCCGCGCACCTCGTCGAGCGTGCCGGCGGCGACCCCGAGATCTTCGTGCCCCACCTCTACGTCCGCTACGACGACGCCGCCGTCTCGCACCTGTTCCAGGTCGCGGCCGGGCTGGACTCCATGGCGGTCGGCGAGGGCCAGATCCTCGGCCAGACCCGCAGCGCGCTGCGCCTGGGTCAGGAGCTCGGCACCGTCGGCTCCACCCTCAACGTGCTGTTCCAGCAGGCGCTGCGCGTCGGCAAGCGGGCGCGCACCGAGACCGGCGTGGACACCGTCGCGCCCTCGCTGGTCTCCGCGGCCCTGGACCGGGTCGGCTGCCCGGACCTCACCGGCCGCCGCGTGCTCGTCGTCGGCGCCGGCGCGATGGCCGGGCTGGCCACCGCCACCGTGACCCGGCGCGGCGCCACCGACGTGGTCATCGCCAACCGCACCGCCGAGCGCGCCGAGCGTCTCGCCCGCGAGTACGGCGGGCGCCCGGCGCCGCTGGACGACCTGGCCACCGAGCTGGGCCGGGCCGACGTGGTCCTGGCCTGCGCGGGCGCCCGCGGCGCGCTGATCACCGCGCCGATGGTCCGCGAGGCGCTGGCCGGCGGCCGCGAGGCCGTGCTGGTCGACCTGGCACTGCCCCACGACATCGAGCCCGAGGTCCGTGAGGTCCCCGGGGCCACCCTCGTCGGACTGGCCGACCTGGCCGCCGCGCTGCACGCCAGCCCGGCCGGTCGCGAGATCGCGGAGGTGCGCCGCATCGTCACCCAGGAGGTGGCGGCGTTCCTCGCCGCGCGCCGGCAGGCCAGCGTCACCCCCACGGTGGTCGCGCTGCGCTCGATGGCGACGAGTGTCGTGGAGACCGAGATGGAGCGGCTGGCCAACCGGCTGCCCGACCTCGACGAGGCGATCCGCGCCGAGGTGGTCCACACCGTGCGGCGGGTGGCCGACAAGCTGCTCCACGAGCCGACCGTGCGGGTCAAGGAGCTCGCGAACACCGGCGTCGTCTCCTACACCGAGGCGCTCGCCGAGCTGTTCGCGCTCGACCCGGGCGCCGTGGACGCCGTGACCCGACCGGAGGGCCTCGAGTGA